In a genomic window of Callithrix jacchus isolate 240 chromosome 22, calJac240_pri, whole genome shotgun sequence:
- the DYRK1B gene encoding dual specificity tyrosine-phosphorylation-regulated kinase 1B isoform X4: protein MAVPPGHGPFSGFPGPQEHTQVLPDVRLLPRRLPLAFRDATSAPLRKLSVDLIKTYKHINEVYYAKKKRRAQQAPPQDSSTKKEKKVLNHGYDDDNHDYIVRSGERWLERYEIDSLIGKGSFGQVVKAYDHQTQELVAIKIIKNKKAFLNQAQIELRLLELMNQHDTEMKYYIVHLKRHFMFRNHLCLVFELLSYNLYDLLRNTHFRGVSLNLTRKLAQQLCTALLFLATPELSIIHCDLKPENILLCNPKRSAIKIVDFGSSCQLGQRIYQYIQSRFYRSPEVLLGTPYDLAIDMWSLGCILVEMHTGEPLFSGSNEVDQMNRIVEVLGIPPAAMLDQAPKARKYFERLPGGGWTLRRTKELRKDYQGPGTRRLQEVLGVQTGGPGGRRAGEPGHSPADYLRFQDLVLRMLEYEPAARISPLGALQHGFFRRTADEATNTGPAGSSASTSPAPLDTCPSSSTASSISSSGGSSGSSSDNRTYRYSNRYCGGPGPPITDCEMNSPQVPPSQPLRPWAGGDVLHKTHQASASASSLPGTGAQLPPQPRYLGRPPSPTSPPPPELMDVSLVGGPADCSPPHPAPAPQHPAASALRTRMTGGRPPLPPPDDPATLGPHLGLRGVPQSTAASS, encoded by the exons GTATACTATGCGAAGAAGAAGCGGCGGGCCCAGCAGGCGCCACCCCAGGATTCCAGCaccaagaaggagaagaaggtcCTGAACCATGGTTATGATGACGACAACCATGACTACATTGTGCGCAGTGGCGAGCGCTGGCTGGAGCGCTACGAGATTGACTCGCTCATTGGCAAAGGCTCCTTTGGCCAG GTGGTGAAAGCTTATGACCATCAGACCCAGGAACTCGTGGCTATCAAGATCATCAAGAACAAAAAGGCCTTTCTGAACCAGGCCCAGATTGAGCTGCGGCTGCTGGAGCTGATGAACCAGCATGACACGGAGATGAAGTACTACATAG TGCACCTGAAGCGGCACTTCATGTTCCGGAACCACCTGTGCCTGGTGTTTGAGCTGCTGTCCTACAACCTGTACGACCTCCTGCGCAACACCCACTTCCGTGGCGTCTCGCTGAACCTAACTCGGAAGCTGGCGCAGCAGCTCTGTACGGCCCTGCTCTTTCTGGCCACGCCTGAGCTCAGCATCATTCATTGCGACCTCAAGCCTGAAAACATCTTGCTCTGCAACCCCAAGCGCAGTGCCATCAAGATCGTGGACTTTGGCAGCTCCTGCCAGCTTGGCCAGAGG ATCTACCAGTATATCCAGAGCCGCTTCTACCGCTCGCCTGAGGTGCTCCTGGGCACACCCTACGACCTGGCCATTGACATGTGGTCCCTGGGCTGCATCCTTGTGGAAATGCACACCGGAGAGCCCCTCTTCAGTGGCTCCAATGAG GTGGACCAGATGAACCGCATTGTGGAAGTGCTGGGCATCCCGCCGGCCGCCATGCTGGACCAGGCGCCCAAGGCTCGCAAGTACTTTGAACGGCTGCCTGGGGGTGGCTGGACCCTACGAAGGACAAAAGAACTCAGGAAG GATTACCAGGGCCCCGGGACACGGCGGCTGCAGGAGGTGCTGGGCGTGCAGACGGGCGGGCCCGGGGGCCGGCGGGCGGGGGAGCCGGGCCACAGCCCCGCCGACTACCTCCGCTTCCAGGACCTGGTGCTGCGCATGCTGGAGTATGAGCCTGCCGCCCGCATCAGCCCACTCGGGGCTCTGCAGCACGGCTTCTTCCGCCGCACGGCCGACGAGGCCACCAACACGGGCCCGGCAGGCAGCAGTGCCTCCACCTCGCCCGCACCCCTCGACACCTGCCCCTCTTCCAGCACCGCCAGCTCCATCTCCAGTTCTG GAGGCTCCAGTGGCTCCTCCAGTGACAACCGGACCTACCGCTACAGCAACCGATATTGTGGGGGCCCTGGGCCCCCTATCACTGACTGTGAGATGAACAGTCCCCAG GTCCCACCATCCCAGCCGCTGCGGCCCTGGGCAGGGGGTGATGTGCTACACAAGACGCATcaagcctctgcctctgcctcgtCACTGCCTGGGACTGGGGCCCAGTTACCCCCCCAGCCCCGATACCTTGGCCGTCCCCCATCACCAACCTCACCACCACCCCCGGAGCTGATGGATGTGAGCCTGGTGGGCGGCCCTGCTGACTGCTCCCCACCTCACCCAGCGCCTGCCCCCCAGCACCCGGCTGCCTCAGCCCTCCGGACTCGGATGACGGGAGGTCGTCCACCCCTCCCGCCTCCTGATGACCCTGCCACTCTAGGGCCTCACCTGGGCCTCCGTGGTGTACCCCAGAGCACGGCAGCCAGCTCATGA
- the DYRK1B gene encoding dual specificity tyrosine-phosphorylation-regulated kinase 1B isoform X5, with product MAVPPGHGPFSGFPGPQEHTQVLPDVRLLPRRLPLAFRDATSAPLRKLSVDLIKTYKHINEVYYAKKKRRAQQAPPQDSSTKKEKKVLNHGYDDDNHDYIVRSGERWLERYEIDSLIGKGSFGQVVKAYDHQTQELVAIKIIKNKKAFLNQAQIELRLLELMNQHDTEMKYYIVHLKRHFMFRNHLCLVFELLSYNLYDLLRNTHFRGVSLNLTRKLAQQLCTALLFLATPELSIIHCDLKPENILLCNPKRSAIKIVDFGSSCQLGQRIYQYIQSRFYRSPEVLLGTPYDLAIDMWSLGCILVEMHTGEPLFSGSNEVDQMNRIVEVLGIPPAAMLDQAPKARKYFERLPGGGWTLRRTKELRKDYQGPGTRRLQEDLVLRMLEYEPAARISPLGALQHGFFRRTADEATNTGPAGSSASTSPAPLDTCPSSSTASSISSSGGSSGSSSDNRTYRYSNRYCGGPGPPITDCEMNSPQVPPSQPLRPWAGGDVLHKTHQASASASSLPGTGAQLPPQPRYLGRPPSPTSPPPPELMDVSLVGGPADCSPPHPAPAPQHPAASALRTRMTGGRPPLPPPDDPATLGPHLGLRGVPQSTAASS from the exons GTATACTATGCGAAGAAGAAGCGGCGGGCCCAGCAGGCGCCACCCCAGGATTCCAGCaccaagaaggagaagaaggtcCTGAACCATGGTTATGATGACGACAACCATGACTACATTGTGCGCAGTGGCGAGCGCTGGCTGGAGCGCTACGAGATTGACTCGCTCATTGGCAAAGGCTCCTTTGGCCAG GTGGTGAAAGCTTATGACCATCAGACCCAGGAACTCGTGGCTATCAAGATCATCAAGAACAAAAAGGCCTTTCTGAACCAGGCCCAGATTGAGCTGCGGCTGCTGGAGCTGATGAACCAGCATGACACGGAGATGAAGTACTACATAG TGCACCTGAAGCGGCACTTCATGTTCCGGAACCACCTGTGCCTGGTGTTTGAGCTGCTGTCCTACAACCTGTACGACCTCCTGCGCAACACCCACTTCCGTGGCGTCTCGCTGAACCTAACTCGGAAGCTGGCGCAGCAGCTCTGTACGGCCCTGCTCTTTCTGGCCACGCCTGAGCTCAGCATCATTCATTGCGACCTCAAGCCTGAAAACATCTTGCTCTGCAACCCCAAGCGCAGTGCCATCAAGATCGTGGACTTTGGCAGCTCCTGCCAGCTTGGCCAGAGG ATCTACCAGTATATCCAGAGCCGCTTCTACCGCTCGCCTGAGGTGCTCCTGGGCACACCCTACGACCTGGCCATTGACATGTGGTCCCTGGGCTGCATCCTTGTGGAAATGCACACCGGAGAGCCCCTCTTCAGTGGCTCCAATGAG GTGGACCAGATGAACCGCATTGTGGAAGTGCTGGGCATCCCGCCGGCCGCCATGCTGGACCAGGCGCCCAAGGCTCGCAAGTACTTTGAACGGCTGCCTGGGGGTGGCTGGACCCTACGAAGGACAAAAGAACTCAGGAAG GATTACCAGGGCCCCGGGACACGGCGGCTGCAGGAG GACCTGGTGCTGCGCATGCTGGAGTATGAGCCTGCCGCCCGCATCAGCCCACTCGGGGCTCTGCAGCACGGCTTCTTCCGCCGCACGGCCGACGAGGCCACCAACACGGGCCCGGCAGGCAGCAGTGCCTCCACCTCGCCCGCACCCCTCGACACCTGCCCCTCTTCCAGCACCGCCAGCTCCATCTCCAGTTCTG GAGGCTCCAGTGGCTCCTCCAGTGACAACCGGACCTACCGCTACAGCAACCGATATTGTGGGGGCCCTGGGCCCCCTATCACTGACTGTGAGATGAACAGTCCCCAG GTCCCACCATCCCAGCCGCTGCGGCCCTGGGCAGGGGGTGATGTGCTACACAAGACGCATcaagcctctgcctctgcctcgtCACTGCCTGGGACTGGGGCCCAGTTACCCCCCCAGCCCCGATACCTTGGCCGTCCCCCATCACCAACCTCACCACCACCCCCGGAGCTGATGGATGTGAGCCTGGTGGGCGGCCCTGCTGACTGCTCCCCACCTCACCCAGCGCCTGCCCCCCAGCACCCGGCTGCCTCAGCCCTCCGGACTCGGATGACGGGAGGTCGTCCACCCCTCCCGCCTCCTGATGACCCTGCCACTCTAGGGCCTCACCTGGGCCTCCGTGGTGTACCCCAGAGCACGGCAGCCAGCTCATGA